In a single window of the Litorilituus sediminis genome:
- the map gene encoding type I methionyl aminopeptidase, with protein sequence MAITIKSQDEIEKMRVAGRLAAEVLEMIAPHVKAGITTDELNTLCAEYTDKVQNAISAPLNYHDFPKSICTSVNHVVCHGIPDDTPLKDGDIINIDITVIKDGYHGDTSKMFLVGETSPEDKRLCRITQEALYLALKKVKPGVAFGEIGATIQKFIKKSGRYSIVKEYCGHGIGKEFHEEPQIVHYKNNDKTKMKEGMCFTIEPMINLGRANTVLDKEDNWTVYTIDGKKSAQWEHTIVVTKTGCEILTLRKEETIARILHN encoded by the coding sequence ATGGCAATTACAATCAAAAGCCAAGATGAAATTGAAAAAATGCGCGTTGCTGGCCGCTTGGCTGCTGAAGTATTAGAAATGATCGCCCCACACGTAAAAGCGGGTATTACAACAGATGAACTCAATACCTTGTGTGCTGAATATACCGATAAAGTGCAAAATGCCATTTCTGCCCCGTTAAATTATCATGACTTTCCTAAGTCTATTTGTACTTCAGTTAACCATGTTGTTTGTCATGGCATCCCTGATGATACGCCATTAAAAGACGGTGACATTATCAATATCGACATCACAGTTATCAAAGATGGTTACCATGGCGACACCAGTAAGATGTTCCTTGTTGGTGAAACTAGCCCTGAAGATAAAAGACTCTGTCGTATTACTCAAGAAGCCCTGTATTTAGCACTGAAAAAAGTAAAGCCTGGGGTTGCCTTTGGTGAAATTGGCGCAACCATTCAAAAGTTTATTAAAAAGTCTGGCCGTTACTCTATCGTTAAAGAGTATTGTGGCCATGGCATAGGTAAAGAGTTTCATGAAGAGCCACAAATTGTTCATTACAAAAATAATGACAAAACTAAAATGAAAGAAGGCATGTGCTTTACCATAGAGCCAATGATTAATTTAGGTAGAGCGAACACGGTTTTAGATAAAGAAGATAACTGGACGGTATATACCATAGATGGCAAAAAGTCGGCACAATGGGAACATACCATAGTTGTTACTAAAACAGGTTGTGAGATTTTAACCTTACGAAAAGAAGAAACTATTGCTCGCATATTACACAACTAA
- the glnD gene encoding [protein-PII] uridylyltransferase, with amino-acid sequence MIDNTIVPEQYFTQLAITADFLTSNEICQLTQEFNEWLKEAFADSDISDLLSARAAFVDATLKKLWCQHHLDEYQISLVAVGGYGRGELHPKSDVDILLLTQESIDTDLEAKISSFITQLWDIKLDIGHSVRSIKECLKQAVNDVTVATNLMEMRQIAGNEGLTQQLLPLLHEDVFWTSEKFFIAKCKEQEQRHQQYHGAAYTLEPNLKANPGGLRDIQTIVWVAKRHFLADSLEELVQHNYLYPNEFFELLEAQDYLWRMRFALHFVAGRSENRLLFDYQTDVAKMMGFGDEGKAPVERMMKRFFRIIARVAELNTMLLQHFEQAIIKKPEETTITEINQDFELVDTLINTRNDRIFMRPVKMIEMFLIIAQEPNIKGIHSHTLRLMRNARRRLISGLIDYAECRRMFMAIIRHPRGLGLAFNLMHRHGIISSYLPLWRSIVGQMQFDLFHAYSVDEHSYRVIKNLYQFSLKEHNHKFPLCSKIVQKIRKPEVLYLAGIFHDIAKGRGGDHSELGAIDALEFCQSHQMNKHDANMVAWLVDNHLLMSITAQRRDISDENVIRTFGEIVRDEAHLNYLYCLTVADMRATNESLWNGWKANLLEDLYFNTLRAFRHGLEKPVEIRSKIRENQQQAFELLTQAGIEEQVIKSLWAEFKVDYFLRYSPEQIARHNQHIINHNREKPLVLISPEPYRGGTEVFIFTKEKVNTFASTVSLLGTKKLSIHDAKIITTKTGYTVNTFIVLDSRGKTLKESYRIDEICQALTQRLSQDNVCDIPLRVPTKHIKEFKVPMQVNFIKLHAKNRTMIEIIALDRPGLLASIGQVFQQEKVNIHSAKITTFGEKADDVFTISTLENKALNEQEKQALATRLTQEID; translated from the coding sequence TTGATTGATAACACAATTGTACCTGAACAGTATTTCACACAATTAGCTATCACAGCTGACTTTTTAACTAGCAATGAAATATGTCAGCTAACACAAGAATTTAACGAATGGCTTAAAGAAGCCTTTGCTGATAGCGACATCAGTGATTTACTTTCTGCGCGTGCCGCTTTTGTTGATGCAACCTTGAAAAAGCTTTGGTGTCAACATCACCTCGATGAATATCAAATTAGCTTAGTAGCAGTAGGTGGTTATGGCCGCGGCGAATTACACCCCAAATCTGATGTTGATATTTTACTACTCACTCAAGAGTCCATTGATACCGATTTGGAAGCTAAGATTTCAAGTTTTATCACCCAACTTTGGGATATTAAGCTTGATATTGGTCACAGTGTTCGCTCTATCAAAGAGTGTTTAAAACAAGCCGTTAACGATGTCACTGTTGCCACAAATTTAATGGAGATGCGTCAAATAGCGGGTAATGAAGGCTTAACACAACAATTGCTACCTTTATTACATGAAGATGTTTTTTGGACCTCAGAAAAATTCTTTATCGCTAAATGTAAAGAGCAAGAACAGCGTCATCAACAATATCACGGCGCAGCATACACCTTAGAGCCTAACCTAAAAGCTAACCCTGGCGGATTACGTGATATTCAAACCATAGTTTGGGTGGCAAAAAGACATTTCCTTGCCGACTCTCTAGAGGAACTAGTGCAGCACAACTACCTCTACCCTAACGAATTTTTTGAATTGCTGGAAGCTCAGGATTACTTATGGCGTATGCGCTTTGCACTACATTTTGTTGCTGGTCGTAGTGAAAATAGACTGTTATTTGATTATCAAACCGATGTCGCCAAGATGATGGGCTTTGGTGATGAAGGCAAAGCACCAGTAGAGCGCATGATGAAACGCTTTTTCCGTATTATCGCCCGCGTTGCCGAGTTAAATACCATGCTATTACAGCATTTTGAACAAGCGATTATTAAAAAACCTGAAGAAACCACCATTACCGAGATTAATCAGGATTTTGAGTTAGTTGATACCTTAATTAACACCCGAAACGATCGTATTTTTATGCGCCCGGTAAAAATGATTGAAATGTTTTTAATCATAGCGCAAGAGCCAAACATTAAAGGCATACACTCTCATACCTTACGTTTGATGCGTAACGCTAGACGTCGTTTAATCTCCGGCCTTATTGATTATGCCGAATGTCGCCGTATGTTTATGGCAATCATCAGGCACCCCCGAGGTCTGGGCTTAGCATTTAATTTAATGCATCGTCACGGCATTATTAGCTCGTATTTGCCGCTATGGCGTAGCATAGTCGGGCAAATGCAATTTGACTTATTCCACGCTTACTCAGTGGATGAGCACTCTTATAGGGTCATTAAAAACCTCTACCAATTTAGTTTAAAAGAACACAATCATAAATTCCCGTTATGTAGCAAGATAGTACAAAAGATACGTAAGCCTGAAGTGCTCTATTTAGCAGGTATCTTCCATGACATTGCCAAAGGCCGTGGCGGCGATCACTCTGAGCTTGGCGCAATCGATGCGTTAGAGTTTTGCCAGTCCCATCAAATGAATAAGCATGATGCCAATATGGTTGCTTGGCTGGTTGATAACCATTTACTTATGTCAATTACCGCACAGCGACGCGATATTTCTGATGAAAATGTAATCCGTACCTTTGGTGAAATTGTACGAGACGAAGCTCACTTAAATTACTTGTATTGTTTAACGGTTGCCGACATGCGCGCAACTAACGAAAGCCTATGGAATGGCTGGAAGGCTAACTTACTGGAAGACTTATACTTTAATACCTTACGAGCCTTTCGTCATGGTTTGGAAAAACCAGTAGAGATTCGCTCAAAAATACGTGAAAACCAGCAACAAGCCTTTGAGTTATTAACGCAAGCGGGTATTGAAGAGCAAGTGATTAAGTCTTTGTGGGCAGAATTTAAAGTCGATTATTTTCTGCGTTATTCGCCTGAACAAATCGCCAGACATAATCAGCATATTATTAACCACAATAGAGAAAAGCCTCTGGTATTAATTAGCCCAGAGCCGTATCGCGGCGGTACTGAAGTCTTTATTTTTACCAAAGAAAAAGTGAATACCTTTGCTAGCACAGTATCTTTACTGGGTACAAAAAAGTTATCAATACATGATGCAAAAATCATCACAACAAAAACTGGCTATACCGTTAATACCTTTATTGTCTTAGATAGCCGTGGTAAAACCTTAAAAGAAAGTTACCGTATTGATGAAATATGCCAAGCATTAACGCAAAGGCTCAGCCAAGATAATGTTTGTGATATTCCACTACGGGTACCAACCAAACATATTAAAGAATTTAAGGTGCCAATGCAGGTAAACTTTATTAAGTTACATGCTAAAAACCGCACTATGATAGAAATAATAGCCTTAGATAGGCCGGGCCTTTTAGCGAGTATTGGCCAGGTTTTCCAACAGGAAAAAGTTAATATTCACTCAGCCAAAATCACCACGTTTGGTGAAAAAGCGGATGATGTATTTACTATATCAACGTTAGAAAATAAAGCGTTAAACGAGCAAGAAAAACAAGCGTTAGCCACTAGGTTAACGCAAGAAATAGATTAG
- the dapD gene encoding 2,3,4,5-tetrahydropyridine-2,6-dicarboxylate N-succinyltransferase — MSDNSQLQTIIEQAFEQRASITPNTVSDEIKQAVLDALAALNDGSGRVAEKIAGSWHVHQWLKKAVLLSFRIWDNQVIDGAESTFYDKVPMKYSDYNQDDFIADGVRVVPGASVRTGSFIGKNVVVMPSFVNIGAFVDEGCMIDTWATVGSCAQIGKNVHLSGGVGIGGVLEPLQAGPTIIEDNCFIGARSEIVEGVVVEEGSVISMGVYIGQSTRIFDRETGEVHYGRVPAGSVVVPGNLPSKCGNYSLYAAIIVKKVDAKTRAKVGINELLRSVDEA; from the coding sequence ATGAGCGACAACAGTCAATTACAAACAATTATCGAACAAGCCTTTGAGCAAAGAGCTTCCATTACCCCAAATACCGTATCTGATGAAATCAAGCAAGCGGTACTCGATGCCTTAGCCGCTTTAAATGATGGCTCAGGTCGTGTTGCAGAAAAAATTGCTGGCAGCTGGCATGTACATCAATGGCTAAAAAAAGCAGTACTTTTATCGTTTAGAATTTGGGACAACCAAGTGATTGATGGTGCAGAGAGCACCTTTTATGACAAAGTACCGATGAAGTATAGCGACTACAATCAAGATGACTTTATTGCCGACGGTGTCCGCGTAGTACCGGGTGCAAGTGTCAGAACGGGCAGCTTTATCGGTAAAAACGTTGTTGTTATGCCAAGCTTTGTTAATATTGGCGCCTTTGTTGATGAAGGCTGTATGATTGATACATGGGCAACTGTAGGCTCTTGTGCACAAATTGGTAAGAATGTGCATTTATCTGGTGGTGTTGGTATCGGTGGTGTACTAGAGCCATTACAAGCCGGCCCGACAATTATTGAAGATAACTGCTTTATTGGCGCTCGCTCTGAAATTGTTGAAGGTGTTGTTGTCGAGGAAGGCTCGGTAATTTCTATGGGAGTGTATATTGGCCAAAGTACACGCATTTTTGATCGTGAAACTGGCGAAGTCCACTATGGTCGTGTACCTGCTGGCTCAGTTGTCGTACCTGGCAACCTACCATCTAAATGTGGTAACTACAGCTTATATGCTGCCATCATAGTGAAAAAAGTTGATGCCAAAACACGTGCCAAAGTGGGCATTAATGAATTATTACGCTCTGTAGACGAAGCCTAA